GTTTCATTTAATGCAGAGAGATTGTGACCAGAGACCAAACAAGGTTAGCTTCTTCATTGACAAGAGTAAGGCTCAAGAAGTGACCAAGGAGCTATACCAACGGTTGGAGAAACGTGGAGTAAGTACCATTGTTTAATCTTGTCCGTTTACTCTCACAACATGGTATATGatggtgtatttttttttttttttagttggaGATCAAAATCATTTTCAGTGGAGGAAAAGCTTTAGATGTTTTACCAAAAGGTGGAGGAAAAGGACAAGCTCTTGCTTATCTTCTTAACAAGCTCAAGGCTGAAGGGAGGCTTCCCGTTAATACTCTTGTCTGTGGTGACTCTGGAAACGACACCGAGCTCTTTACCATTCCTAATGTTTATGGTGTCATGGTTAGTTTCACCATCTTGAATCTCTGTTTTGTTCTTTTCATGTtttgaaatatcttttattGTTATCACAGGTGAGAAACTCTCAAGCGGAGTTATTAGAGTGGTATGCAGAGAATGCGAAAGACAATGCAAAGATAATCCACGCGAGTGAGAGGTGTGTGGGTGGGATTTTAGAAGCCATTGGTCATTTTAAGCTTGGTCCAAATCTTTCTCCTAGAGATGTTTCTGACTTATTCGAGTGCAAGGAGGATAATGTGAACCCGGGTCATGAGGTTGTCATGTTTTTCTTGTTCTATGAGAGATGGAGAAGAGGTGAAGTTGAGAACTGTGATGCATACATAGCAAGTCTCAAAGCTTCATGTGTGAGTATATATAGTTATAACCCTTGTTTCTCTCTTTATCGCCAAATCTTACTAATTAATGATGATATTATCCTTTTGTCAAAAACCACATTCAGCATCCTGCTGCTGTCTTTGTTCATCCATCTGGTACTGAAAAATCTCTGATAGACACCATTGATGAGCTTGGAAAGTATCATGGAGACAAAAAGGACAAGAAGTTTCGGGTTTGGACAGATCAGGTTCTGGCAACAGAGACTACTCATGGGACTTGGATGGTAAAGCTTGATAAGTGGGAACAAACTGGTAATGAAAGGCCTTAACATGCTACACAAAACCCACATAAATGGACTATTATCTTCCTTAATTGTTGATATTCAGATTGCGGATATATATTGCAGGGAATGAAAGGAAATGCTGTACAACAACTGTTAGATTCACCTCAAAGGTAAGAGAAGATCAAGAGGTGTTTGCACTTATCACTAGTATATAGATATAGAAGAGTAGATTCAGTTTCTTGAGTACTGAAAATGTATTGCAATCTGCAGGAAAATGAAGAACTTGTGTGGGAAAATGTGCAGCAAACATGGTCAGAGGAATCAGAGATGAAAAATGACAGCAACTGGATCATCTAAATGATTATCCtccttttagatttttttcataaaacatTGCAAACACACACAAGATCCTATTATTGCTTGAATAAAACTTAAATCGCAAAAGTcatcttatatgttatttttgttaCTTATTCCTCATAATGATAACATTTGTGTAGAGAGGGCAAAGGTGATAATGAGGCAAATATCACTTGTTGACATATAGACTCTTCcaatctattaaaactgaagtaatTTTTGGTACTGTTTGGCAACATGGATACCAGTACAAATGAGAATTGTTTAGAAACATAGATacaattataaacaaaaatatagtgtttttttagtaatttcattcatataataacattaattttcttttcatattttactcagtttaacaatttcattaattatattaatttaacaatacatcagatcattaaatatattaacataataataataataatgcagaattttatttattagttaatcaacattaactttgtgtcaattataaaatcaaaaatataaaataactggGTTTTGCATAAGGTTAAACGTtcagtttagtttgttttattaaaactttttttaaatttagtttcaATTGGTAAAAAAATACGTAGCCGAACATATAATTCAAAGACatgtttttgtgaataaaataataacttaaatcaaaataataaaatgtattacatttattgtcacttaatttttcactccatataattattttactaaataaaaaactttttctatttcacttaatttagccaaacacatagaaagattcctttttattagtttatataatcAGTTAGACATGAACATTGGCTATCCATTTAGATACATGTTGTTcttttgaatatcatttttttgaaaaaaaattaagtctcgattgaatattataaatttatgtatggGTTTTGAGTTGAGTCATTCTGGATCAGATGAATTCGGTTCTGATGTGTAGgaacttaaaaatatctaaataataaCTGTATCTGATacgggttcggatatttgtacaaaaaataaccatattacccAATTCGGTCCaagtttttttaatacaattagttatattatgatccatctaaaatatataacactaattatgaaaaacaaatatcaatgtataaaaatgtaagaaccAATACTCAGGCGGTTGCGCGAATCAAGAAAAAACAAGTACCAAATGATTCAAAAAATGTTCACAATATCATAGGCAACACATGCACTCAGATTTGAATAAAGGAAAAATAACCACAAATAAATAAGACACATGAGAGTAAAACACAAACAGATCCAAGTCTGGTTCTGGTTTGAGTTAATATTGGGGATGAAACTCAGAATCTGATGAACCCTTTGTCTTGCAAACTCTCAACAGTCTCCTTTATGCTAACCTCCAATGGCACAAACTCAACCCCAAGAGACTCTGCTTTCTCTTTAGACACTTTGTAGGTTGGAATAAATATCTTTTCATCTGCACACCTGGAACAACAATTTCAGTAGATTCTAATCAAAATCTTGTCTTTAGTTAACAatttatacaaagaaaaaaagcagAGTTGCTCTGTTTCTGATGTTAAAAGAGAGACTTACTTCTCCGGGAGTTGAAAATCAGGATAAAGATCATGCAAAATGTTAACAACCTCGGAGTAATGAGCAACTCTCTCCACTAAACAGTATCTTCCATTAGCTTCTGGATTCTCAAACGCTTGGATATGAGCGTTGGCTACATCTTTAACATTAACCCACCCGAATGTCGCATTAGGAAACGTCTGTGCTCCTGAAAATGTAAACCAATGTTTTAAACTTAGTACACGTCTAAATCAAACAATTTGTTCTATCTTTGCTTCACCTTTGATCAAGCTTAGTACCGCAGCAGCACTAGTGTTGAGCGTTGGCTGTAACAGAGGACCAATCACCATTGCTGCGTTTATCGAAACTAACTGCATATCGTTCTCTTTCGCGAACTTCCACGCTGCGTTTTCAGCTAATGTCTTGGAGAGTACATACCATAgctttaataaaaaagaaaaaaacagagtgTTTCAGCAAAAACATAGTGATAGCTTGTACACCACGCAACCCTaagttgttcttttttttttatttaccttGGCAGCTCTGCAATAATCAGGATCGGCGAACCAAGTTTCATCAACTATGGTATCGGGTGTTCGAGGCATGCCATTGAAAGCAACAGCTGCTATAGATGAGGTTAAGACGACTCTCTTAACAGAGGGAGTCTTCAAGCAAGTGCTTAGAACATTGATTGTTCCTTTCACCGCTGGATCAAGTAACTCAGCCTGAGGATCTTTGACATCGTGATAGAACGGTGAGGCGGTGTGGAATACTCCTTGGCAACCATCGATTGCTGAATCGAAAGAGCCTTCTTCTAACAAGTTTGCTTTGAATAATTGAAGCCTTTCCTCTGCACCTTCTAACGCAAGCAAATGCTCTGTTTTTCTCGGATCATCTGTTACATTAAACCATAtacacacatacatatataacCAATCTATAAAATCTTAAATTATCTACATCTCTAATCATTTCATATGCGttcaaatttcattaaaaatgaatattctaTCTAAACGTAAGAGATATTATAAGATACACGTTGTTTTGGAATGAGATTGAATAGAGAAAAGAGACAGACTTGGATCACGAACAGAGGCTTTAACGGTGTAGCCGCGGAGAAGGAGAAGCTTGACGATCCATGAAGCAATGTAACCTGAAGCTCCTGTCACACACACCGTCTTCTCTTCTTCGCTGCTCATTCTTCTTACAggtcttctctctttttttcggTGTGTTTGAAATGTCCAAAACTGATATTTTGTTAGCTTTTCTGCATTTTGTTTCGGTTTCCAAGCGCGCCATTTTTGGGAGGGTTCGTTAGAGTTTTCCACGGGATTGCTCCCTGCCAAGTGTGTGACTCCTCTTAATCACGTTCCTACGATTACTCATTATAAACTAATtgagttaaaaacaaaaacaaaaaatatgttttaatagtattaatttattaatcaattataaaaattcttaacttttaataaaTACTAGGTGTTTGCCCGCAATTTTGCGGGtctttgtattatataaaaaaatatatattatctttatactgttataatttttaaataataattagaaatttaaatttaaatttttaattttgaatatttggataatcaaaaatttcagtatatatatttttagaagataTGTGAGATTTAAAATAGTTCAAAAACATAAACCTTAGTCATTAAAAATCTTTCTCTtacaaaaacaatattataattaattcagataattggttgtagaattactttatattttagtttaacacAT
The window above is part of the Brassica napus cultivar Da-Ae chromosome C3, Da-Ae, whole genome shotgun sequence genome. Proteins encoded here:
- the LOC106390094 gene encoding probable sucrose-phosphatase 1; this translates as MERLTSPPRLMIVSDLDDTMVDHHNDPENLSLLRFSSLWEEAFRHDSLLVFSTGRTLPMYKKLRKERPMLTPDVIITSVGTEIAYGKSMVTDDSWIEIMNHKWDRGIVEEETSKFSELTLQRDCDQRPNKVSFFIDKSKAQEVTKELYQRLEKRGLEIKIIFSGGKALDVLPKGGGKGQALAYLLNKLKAEGRLPVNTLVCGDSGNDTELFTIPNVYGVMVRNSQAELLEWYAENAKDNAKIIHASERCVGGILEAIGHFKLGPNLSPRDVSDLFECKEDNVNPGHEVVMFFLFYERWRRGEVENCDAYIASLKASCHPAAVFVHPSGTEKSLIDTIDELGKYHGDKKDKKFRVWTDQVLATETTHGTWMVKLDKWEQTGNERKCCTTTVRFTSKENEELVWENVQQTWSEESEMKNDSNWII
- the LOC106390096 gene encoding phenylacetaldehyde reductase-like, producing MSSEEEKTVCVTGASGYIASWIVKLLLLRGYTVKASVRDPNDPRKTEHLLALEGAEERLQLFKANLLEEGSFDSAIDGCQGVFHTASPFYHDVKDPQAELLDPAVKGTINVLSTCLKTPSVKRVVLTSSIAAVAFNGMPRTPDTIVDETWFADPDYCRAAKLWYVLSKTLAENAAWKFAKENDMQLVSINAAMVIGPLLQPTLNTSAAAVLSLIKGAQTFPNATFGWVNVKDVANAHIQAFENPEANGRYCLVERVAHYSEVVNILHDLYPDFQLPEKCADEKIFIPTYKVSKEKAESLGVEFVPLEVSIKETVESLQDKGFIRF